In Primulina eburnea isolate SZY01 chromosome 3, ASM2296580v1, whole genome shotgun sequence, one DNA window encodes the following:
- the LOC140825886 gene encoding uncharacterized protein isoform X2 yields MAKSHHALLVLSCYVVFLVLPWIPVSQCTKKPVGVARKEDIPYIKCQVCEKLASQLYHQVQAKQAEISPKKVLGYSDTDVAEYLYKNKPQLDSLVNYICKDLTKACRSEPPPVPKDRIPGEPFVAKSTKEAEMERLMKSMEGIPGAPGMKMFSREDLMNQNFGDEDAEDDDDDGADFPSKLGKVLREKDAKKYDWKEQITRGAMDVSQKLKGHANRVSNRIRQWWKGTETNWKKKSKSGKAEL; encoded by the exons ATGGCGAAATCCCATCATGCACTACTAGTTCTATCGTGTTACGTAGTATTCCTGGTACTCCCATGGATTCCTGTATCCCAATGCACCAAGAAACCGGTGGGGGTAGCAAGAAAAGAGGACATCCCATACATAAAATGCCAAGTTTGTGAGAAGTTGGCATCGCAGTTGTACCACCAAGTTCAAGCTAAACAAGCTGAGATTTCTCCTAAAAAG GTTCTGGGTTATTCGGATACAGATGTTGCAGAATATTTGTATAAGAACAAGCCTCAGCTTGACTCTTTGGTGAATTACATCTGTAAAGACCTCACAAAGGCATGCCGTTCTGAGCCACCACCAGTTCCAAAG GATAGGATTCCAGGAGAGCCCTTCGTAGCTAAGTCCACTAAAGAAGCCGAAATGGAGAGGCTGATGAAATCCATGGAG GGCATTCCGGGAGCACCGGGCATGAAAATGTTCTCGAGGGAAGACTTGATGAACCAAAACTTTGGCGATGAAGATGCAGAAGATGATGATGACGATGGGGCAGACTTCCCCTCAAAATTG GGAAAAGTCCTGAGAGAAAAAGATGCAAAAAAGTATGATTGGAAGGAACAAATTACGAGAGGAGCCATGGATGTAAGCCAGAAATTAAAAGGTCATGCTAACAGGGTTTCAAATAGAATAAGGCAGTGGTGGAAAGGCACCGAAACAAATTGGAAGAAGAAATCAAAGTCCGGCAAAGCGGAACTTTAA
- the LOC140825886 gene encoding uncharacterized protein isoform X1, with translation MAKSHHALLVLSCYVVFLVLPWIPVSQCTKKPVGVARKEDIPYIKCQVCEKLASQLYHQVQAKQAEISPKKISEYQIIEIAENVCNLKKQEADWILKIDIVEKKDKLELVEQDSEGQCNSECKTIEQACQEVLGYSDTDVAEYLYKNKPQLDSLVNYICKDLTKACRSEPPPVPKDRIPGEPFVAKSTKEAEMERLMKSMEGIPGAPGMKMFSREDLMNQNFGDEDAEDDDDDGADFPSKLGKVLREKDAKKYDWKEQITRGAMDVSQKLKGHANRVSNRIRQWWKGTETNWKKKSKSGKAEL, from the exons ATGGCGAAATCCCATCATGCACTACTAGTTCTATCGTGTTACGTAGTATTCCTGGTACTCCCATGGATTCCTGTATCCCAATGCACCAAGAAACCGGTGGGGGTAGCAAGAAAAGAGGACATCCCATACATAAAATGCCAAGTTTGTGAGAAGTTGGCATCGCAGTTGTACCACCAAGTTCAAGCTAAACAAGCTGAGATTTCTCCTAAAAAG atatcagagtatcagatcATCGAAATTGCGGAGAATGTTTGTAATTTGAAGAAGCAAGAAGCTGACTGGATACTCAAAATTGATATTGTAGAGAAAAAAGATAAGTTGGAG CTTGTTGAGCAAGATTCTGAAGGACAGTGCAACTCTGAATGCAAAACAATAGAGCAAGCTTGTCAAGAG GTTCTGGGTTATTCGGATACAGATGTTGCAGAATATTTGTATAAGAACAAGCCTCAGCTTGACTCTTTGGTGAATTACATCTGTAAAGACCTCACAAAGGCATGCCGTTCTGAGCCACCACCAGTTCCAAAG GATAGGATTCCAGGAGAGCCCTTCGTAGCTAAGTCCACTAAAGAAGCCGAAATGGAGAGGCTGATGAAATCCATGGAG GGCATTCCGGGAGCACCGGGCATGAAAATGTTCTCGAGGGAAGACTTGATGAACCAAAACTTTGGCGATGAAGATGCAGAAGATGATGATGACGATGGGGCAGACTTCCCCTCAAAATTG GGAAAAGTCCTGAGAGAAAAAGATGCAAAAAAGTATGATTGGAAGGAACAAATTACGAGAGGAGCCATGGATGTAAGCCAGAAATTAAAAGGTCATGCTAACAGGGTTTCAAATAGAATAAGGCAGTGGTGGAAAGGCACCGAAACAAATTGGAAGAAGAAATCAAAGTCCGGCAAAGCGGAACTTTAA